The following nucleotide sequence is from Deltaproteobacteria bacterium HGW-Deltaproteobacteria-2.
AAGAGATGAATGATGAGCTATTGACCCAAAAAAATTAAAGTAAACTATCAAAGAGATAACAATGGAGGGTATATTATGGCAGAGGCAGCAGTAAACATTAAAGAACTGGAAAAAAATCAAGAATGGTGGCGCGTGGCAGAGCAAAAACGGTCTAAACGCCTGGATTACCTGCGAAAAGCTGTATGGAAGAAAGGGGCCGTCGGCGGATTATATGCGCCCGGCATAAAAGTTGACCTGGAAAGAGTAGGACTTTTTACCGACGGCTATTTTGCCAATCTGAATGATCCGGGAATGGTACGCCATGCCAAGGCGCTGGCCAATGTACTGGATAACATCACTATTTTTATCACCGACCAGGCACAGTTGGTGGGGTATGTGGGAAGCGCTCCTCATAACATCCCTTGGCTGATCGAAGGTGGCTCCATATTGAACGAAGAAGTTTATAACGAACAGGGTGTTGCACCTGAGCCCGAGGCAGAATCGCTGAAAAAGATTGCGGAATTGATCGACAAGTGGAACGGATATAGTGTTCAGGACAGGTTTATACCTTATGTTCTCTCATTTGCCGCGGAAGAGGGCGTCAAACTATTAAGCGGCGCTGTGGGTTGGGGACTTCCTATTTCCATTTCCGGTTACAACGGCAAGGATTACGAATACATTCTGACAGCCAAACGGGGGTTTGAGGACATCATTGCAGAGATTGACCGCAGACAGGAAGAAATGAAAGATAAAGCAAGATCAAAAGCCGGTCCGGAATATCTCCATGTGGGTCCCCGAATGATGAATTGGGAAGGCATGAAGATAGCGCTGCAGGCTGTCATCCGGTACGCCAACCGGTATGCGAGACTGGCAAAGATTGTTGCAGAGAACTACGAAGCCAATCCGAAGCGCAGGGAAGAGCTTCTGCGAATTGCGGAAACCTGCGAACGGGTGCCCGCGAAGCCTCAGCGCAATTTACAGGAATCTCTCCAGTTCGACCACTTCCTGCAGGTCGTGGAGCGGTTTGAATCGGGTGGCGGCGCCTGGCCATCCCGTCCGGACTATTATCATGGTCCGTGGTATGACAAAGATGTCAATATAGACAAACGATTGACCAGGGAAGAGGCGCTTGATCTTGTGGGTGAGTTCATGATTCGCGCCCATGAAGTAGGAGGGTTTTTCCCTCGCTGGACTCGCGAAGGTCTCCAGGGAATTACAGGAACCTGGGTCTGGACATTGGGTGGTGTAAAACAGGACGGGACCGATGCCTGCAATGATTTGACCGTTGCATTTCTTCAGGCGGCGCGTCTTGTCCGCGTGTCCAACCCGACTTTTGCCTTCCGCTGGCATCCACAGGTAAAAGACGAGGTAATGCGGGAATGTTTTGAATGCATCCGTCAGGGTCTGGGATATCCCTCTATGCGGAACGATCCGGTTCTGATAACCAATGTGATGCATTGGCACGGTCATCCCATCGAGGAGGCAAGAACCTGGGTTCATCAGGCCTGTATGTCCCCCTGTCCTACTACAAAGCATGGTTTCCAGCCCATGCGCATGGCCTCGGCAACGGCCAATATGGCGAAGGTTGTTGAATATGCCTTATTCAACGGCTACGATCCGATTGTCAATATGCAGATGGGGCCTCAAACGGGTGACGCGCGGAAATTCAAGAGCTTTGATGAGCTTTACAACGCCTGGGCAGAGCAGCTCAAGTGGCTTATGAATCTGCTGACCATGTCCGTCAATTTCGGTCGTGTTATGTCGCCCGAGATGTGTCCGCGATCGTTTCTATCGTCGATTTCCGAGCGCTGTGTTGAAAGCGGTCAGGATGCAGCTTCCCCGGAAGGTGATCGCGGCAATTCCTGGATTACAGCGTTCACCTGGGTGGAAAACATCGACAGTCTCGCCGCGGTGAAAAAGCTGGTTTTTGATGACAAGAAATACACCATGGATCAGTTAATCACTGCCCTGGAAGCTAATTGGAACGGCTTCGAGGAAATGCGTCTGGATTTCGTGAAAAACGCACCCAAATGGGGAAACGATGATGATTACGTAGATGATATTATGGTGAAATGCTTAAGAGAGGCCGCTGCATTCTCCAAAGTAATCAAAGACCCATCCGGAAATAACTGGCCGATATTGCCGGAAAACGTCAGCGGCAATATTCACTATGCCAACATCGTGCGTGCGTTACCCAACGGCAGACGACTTGGTGATGCCCTGTATGATGGCGGCATTTCTCCCGGACCGGGATTGGATAAGAAGGGGCCGACAGCAGTGCTGAAGTCCTGCGGAAAAATCAATCACATAACGGATGGACGCGCGTTCTTGCTGAACCAGCGGTTATCGCCGACGCAGTTATCCGGAGAGAAGGGCTATCAATTATGGAGGTCCTATATGCATACCTGGGCAGATCTTGGATTGGACCACATTCAATTCAACGTGATCGACGATACAACACTGCGATCAGCCCAGAGGGAGCCTGAAAAATATCAGGAAGTTATTGTTCGTGTTGCCGGATACAGTGCGCATTTTGTGGACATCAGCCGCAAGACGCAGGACAACATCATCCAGCGTACAGTTCAGGGAATTGGTTAGAATTCTCGGAAAGTGGGTGGGGGGATTGTCAATGATGGGCAATCCCCCCACCATCTGACTGAAATAAAAACAAGAAGAGGGGATACAATCCACGGACACAAAGGAGAAAGAGAATATGAAATGCGTAGAGTGTAATTTCGATGGCCCTAACGATAAATTCCGTTATTTGTACAATGCCCGGATTGATTCATCGCTTACGTTAAGGCAGTGTCCCAACTGCCAGGTATGGCTGGCAGTGGATGAACTGACTGGCGCTATTAAACAGAAAGTCGGTTTGGGCGAGGCACCTTGGGGCAAATCAGCCGGCATCGAGGGTTTGGCAACAGATAACGTGTGACAAAACACAACAAGCAGAGATAATATTGGTGATGGACTTATGCCGATGTTTAGCATTGCTAAACATCGGCATAATGAAAGGTGGAGTGGGTAAAGTAGTTAACAACATAAATTAACATGCTTTTTTTATCATGATTTATGGATTCCCGCCTTCGTACCCGAATAACCTAATAAACTAAAGATTACGCGAGGTCATTGCGGCGTCATCTGGGACGGGAATGATAGAAAAATAAATAAGTTCTAAAAATTAGATTCTCACATCAACCTTGTGTTCTTTTCCATCATCCACAAGGAGCATTATTCCATCGCTTTGCTCCACGCCGTCAACGATCACCATCTTTTTGCTTTCTGAAATTTGCGCGCGCATGACAAAGATGTGGTAAATTGTTTTTCCATAGCGGTAATGTATATTGAAAACATCCCAATCATCAGGGATGCACGGCGTAAGACTGAGCTTGTTACCTTCACGTTTTACTCCCAGGAGCGATTCCACAATCAGCCGGTACATCCAGCCTGCCGAGCCTGTATACCATGTCCATCCGCCTCTTCCGATATGTGGCTCAAGCGCGTAAACATCTGCAGCCACAGCGTAAGGTTCCACTTTATAAGTCGCAATAGCCTCAGAAGATCTTGTGTGGTTCACCGGGTTAATCATAGTCATAATTTCCCATGCCCGCCGATTGTCTCCCAAAGCTGCAAACGCCATTGCCGCCCAAATAGCTCCGTGGGTGTATTGTCCGCCATTTTCTCTTACGCCGGGAACATATCCCTTGATGTAGCCGGGATTCAAATTGGACTTATCGAATGGCGGTTCCAGAAGCTGGACTATTCCAATGTCCCTGTGAATCAGATGCTTATTCAGCGCTTCCATGGCCAGACGCGAACGTTCGGCATCACCGGCTCCGGACAAAACCGCCCAGCTTTGGGCGATTGAATCAATCCGGCATTCGGAGTTTTTGGTCGAACCGAGAGGAGAACCGTCGTCGAAATAAGCACGCCGGTACCACAAGCCATCCCAGCCATGCTGTTCAATATTCAAGCGCAACTGTGAAGCTTCTTTTTCGCAATATTTGCCAAAAGATGTGTCGCCGCGTATGCGGGCAATTTCCGCGAATTGCATAAGGATTTTATAAAGGAAAAAACCCAGCCAGACGCTTTCGCCCTTGCCCTTTATTCCCACCATGTTCATGCTGTCGTTCCAGTCTCCGGAGCCCATTAGCGGCAATCCGTGCTCGCCGAATCGGAGTCCTCTTCTAATGGCCCTTACGCAGTGCTCATACAAGCTGGCCGTTTCCTGAGATCGGCTGTGCAGATCGTAATACGAATCCTCATCCTTGTTTACCGGACGGCCTTTAATGAAAGGAATTGATTCGTCCAGTATGTCTGTATCGCCGGTATGGGATACATAAAAACAGGTTGCAAAGGGCAGCCAGAGGTAATCGTCGGAGCATTGAGTGCGCACACCCCGTCCCAGAGGTGGATGCCACCAATGCTGGACATCTCCTTCCTTGAATTGGCGGGATGCGCAAAGAAGCAGATGCTCGCGTGTTAGATTTGAATCGGTATGAATCAGCGCCATTACATCCTGAAGCTGATCGCGGAAGCCGAAGGCGCCCCCCGACTGGTAGTTTCCGGTTCGCGCCCAAAGCCGGCAGGCCAGTGTCTGGTATGCAAGCCAGCCATTGGCCAGCACGTTGAGAGATGGGTCGGGTGTTTCCACCTGCACGGCATCAAGCGTTTGATCCCAGTATTGTCTTACGGCATCGAGAGCGTGATGTGCCGCGGATGCTTCCCCAAAACTTTGCGCGAGTTTTCGAGCGTCATCAACGTTACGTCCCAGACCGAGAGTAAAAACAATCTCTTTTTCTTCTCCATCGGCCAGATCAAATGGAATCTGAATTACGGCACAGGGATCCAATCCGGCGCCAACTTTGCCGGAGAGATGCTGACGTTTCATAGCCGCCGGATCGTGAAGTGTTCCGTTGCGTCCTAGGAATTCTGTCCGGTTGCAGGTTATGGTTCGCGTCAGCGAGTCTGTGTTGAAGAAAGCAACCCGATTGGGAAACTCAGTGTTGTAAGGGTTGCTCGCAAAAATAGCGCGGCTTTGGAGGTCAACATCGGTAATTACATGCATGGCTGTTTTCGTTCTGAGATCACCCAGAACCCATTCCACATATCCCGTAGCGGAGAGGCGACGTGATCGCCCCGTATTATTTTTTATTTTCAACACTGTGAATTTGACCGCTGCGTCCAGAGCCACGTAAACCTGTACCTCGGAGTGGATACCGCGCTCCGTATGTTCGAATACGCTGTAGCCAAAACCATGCCGGGTTATGTAAGGTGTTTCCCCGCGTCTGGACAGCGGCATAGGAGACCAAAAGTGGCCGCGTTCCTCATCGCGGAGGAAAAATATTTCTCCACTCCTGTCGCTTACCGGATCGTTGTACCAGGGTGTGAGACGGAACTCATGGGCATTCTCTGACCAGGTGTAGGACATGCCACTCTCTGAAATGACGGTGCCGAACTGAGGATTGGCCAGCACATTCACCCATGGTACCGGCGTCACATGATCCTGGACAGTAGAAATAACGTATTCGCGTCCATCAGGGGTGAATCCGCCCAGGCCATTAAAGAACATCAGATTGTGGTCAGGCAACTCGGCGACTGGCGAGGGCAGGGCACGATGGGTACGGGTCGGTATCAGGCGCGGAACGGCTGTTTTCAAACTGTCGCGCCGGTTGACCTGAGCGGCCAGTGTTCCTTTTTTATCTGTAATGATAACGTGAGCGACAGTTTGAATCAGAATGCGGTCTTCTTCCGATATCTGGTCGGTAGATCTGACGAAAATTCCGCCCAGCTGATCGTTTAAACTGGCAACAGTGCCTGAGGCAATGAGGCCCATTATCTGGTCGTGCAGAAGTTGCCGGTAACCGGCGTGATCTTCATTCCAGATTACGAGGTCAACGGCCAATCCTTTTAACCGCCAGTATACGTGTGCCTGAACCAGTTGGCGTACCAATTCGATGTTAGCCTGATCGGAAATCCTCAACAATACAATTGGTAAATCGCCGGATATGGCATAGCCCCATAAACCGGATTGCCCCCGGTGATTTTCTTTGATGATATTGGAATCGGCGCGCAGAGAGGCATTGTTGTAGATGACTGAGCTGGCAATGCGGCAGTAAAGCTGGGCGTTGGCTTCCGTAGCATTGATCTGTCTAAGAAGTACCTGACTCTGTGTCCAGGCCAGATCGAACACACGATCCGCGATCCGGCGATCCTGGTATTTCTCGACCAGAGTTAATGTTGCTTCCCTGGTTTCGCTGATTCCGAAAACCATATCAATCGTAACCGATTGCTCCGGATCAAGCGTTATTCGGGAACGTATGGCGACAATCGGATCAAGCACCGAACCCTGACTTCCCGAGAGTGTTCCAAAGAGATCGGATGGGTAACCCATTGCTTGCGGATCACTTACGGTGTTTCCGTGGCCGATAAACTGCATCCGGTCAGTCTCATACGAAATCTGCTCGATTTCCGCCCCGTGTACGGCCATCAGATGAAACATCCAGGGATTTTTCTCGTTTTCAGATCGTGGCCGGCGAGCGCAAAGAATCGCTCTGCGCTGTTCAATAATTTCGGCTTGAACAAAAAGATTGCTGAATGCCGGATGAATTGTGTCCGCGGCAGGGGGCGCCAAAACCACCTCCGCATAACTCGTGACATCAATAGTTCTTGGCGATCGCGTACGGTTTTCGATGGTGGTACGGCGCAGTTCGATATCATCTTCCGGCGAAACAACTATTTTTGTATGAACATCAAAA
It contains:
- a CDS encoding formate acetyltransferase, which gives rise to MMAEAAVNIKELEKNQEWWRVAEQKRSKRLDYLRKAVWKKGAVGGLYAPGIKVDLERVGLFTDGYFANLNDPGMVRHAKALANVLDNITIFITDQAQLVGYVGSAPHNIPWLIEGGSILNEEVYNEQGVAPEPEAESLKKIAELIDKWNGYSVQDRFIPYVLSFAAEEGVKLLSGAVGWGLPISISGYNGKDYEYILTAKRGFEDIIAEIDRRQEEMKDKARSKAGPEYLHVGPRMMNWEGMKIALQAVIRYANRYARLAKIVAENYEANPKRREELLRIAETCERVPAKPQRNLQESLQFDHFLQVVERFESGGGAWPSRPDYYHGPWYDKDVNIDKRLTREEALDLVGEFMIRAHEVGGFFPRWTREGLQGITGTWVWTLGGVKQDGTDACNDLTVAFLQAARLVRVSNPTFAFRWHPQVKDEVMRECFECIRQGLGYPSMRNDPVLITNVMHWHGHPIEEARTWVHQACMSPCPTTKHGFQPMRMASATANMAKVVEYALFNGYDPIVNMQMGPQTGDARKFKSFDELYNAWAEQLKWLMNLLTMSVNFGRVMSPEMCPRSFLSSISERCVESGQDAASPEGDRGNSWITAFTWVENIDSLAAVKKLVFDDKKYTMDQLITALEANWNGFEEMRLDFVKNAPKWGNDDDYVDDIMVKCLREAAAFSKVIKDPSGNNWPILPENVSGNIHYANIVRALPNGRRLGDALYDGGISPGPGLDKKGPTAVLKSCGKINHITDGRAFLLNQRLSPTQLSGEKGYQLWRSYMHTWADLGLDHIQFNVIDDTTLRSAQREPEKYQEVIVRVAGYSAHFVDISRKTQDNIIQRTVQGIG